The Mesobacillus jeotgali genome window below encodes:
- the pcaF gene encoding 3-oxoadipyl-CoA thiolase, producing MREVVIVDAVRTPIGRYNGSLRHIRPDDLGAIVIKALVERNPSVPASQIEEVVLGNANQAGEDNRNVARMSGLLAGLPVEVAGTTINRLCGSGLDAVNYAARAILAGEGEIFIAGGTESMTRAPFVMAKPEKDFPRGNMEMFDTTIGWRFVNSKLKEMYGTDSMPETAENVAKKYGISREAQDEFAAESQLRAQNAVEAGRFENEIVPVVYEDKKGNKTVIDRDEHPRPGTTVEKLAKLKPLFKDGTITAGNASGVNDGASSLLLMSREKAEELGLKPLAKYIVSATAGLEPSIMGMGPVYAVQKALKRANLSVGDMDLIELNEAFAAQSLGCIQELGLDQSKVNVNGGAIAFGHPLGASGARILTTLLYEMKKRDSKYGLATMCVGVGQGIATIIENIGEK from the coding sequence ATGAGAGAAGTTGTAATTGTCGATGCGGTCAGGACACCTATTGGAAGATACAACGGCAGTCTTCGTCACATCCGTCCGGATGATTTAGGGGCAATCGTCATCAAAGCATTGGTTGAACGCAATCCTAGCGTGCCAGCATCTCAAATTGAAGAAGTAGTTTTAGGCAATGCGAACCAGGCAGGCGAAGATAACCGGAATGTCGCAAGGATGTCCGGACTTTTGGCTGGACTGCCTGTAGAGGTAGCTGGGACAACCATCAACCGATTATGCGGTTCCGGCTTGGATGCGGTCAACTATGCGGCAAGGGCAATTTTAGCCGGGGAAGGCGAGATTTTCATTGCCGGCGGGACGGAAAGCATGACAAGGGCGCCATTCGTGATGGCAAAACCAGAAAAGGACTTTCCGCGCGGCAATATGGAGATGTTCGACACGACCATCGGCTGGCGTTTCGTCAACAGCAAACTGAAGGAAATGTACGGAACAGACAGCATGCCAGAGACAGCAGAGAACGTGGCGAAAAAGTATGGCATCTCAAGGGAGGCACAGGACGAATTCGCTGCAGAAAGCCAGCTTCGCGCACAAAATGCGGTGGAAGCCGGACGATTTGAAAACGAAATCGTTCCAGTTGTCTACGAAGATAAAAAGGGGAACAAGACAGTAATTGACCGAGACGAACATCCAAGGCCTGGAACAACGGTTGAAAAACTGGCAAAGCTGAAGCCTTTATTCAAGGATGGGACGATTACTGCAGGCAATGCATCTGGAGTGAATGATGGGGCGTCTTCATTGTTATTGATGAGCCGTGAGAAGGCTGAAGAGCTTGGACTGAAGCCGCTGGCTAAGTATATTGTGTCAGCGACAGCAGGATTGGAGCCTTCGATTATGGGTATGGGACCTGTCTATGCGGTCCAAAAGGCTCTGAAGCGTGCAAACTTATCTGTAGGGGATATGGACCTGATTGAATTGAATGAGGCGTTCGCTGCCCAGTCACTCGGATGCATCCAGGAGCTGGGGCTGGACCAATCCAAAGTCAATGTGAACGGAGGGGCAATTGCATTCGGCCATCCGCTCGGTGCAAGTGGTGCGCGGATTTTGACAACCCTTTTATATGAAATGAAAAAGCGGGATTCCAAGTACGGACTTGCGACCATGTGTGTAGGTGTAGGCCAGGGAATCGCCACAATTATCGAGAATATAGGAGAGAAATAA
- a CDS encoding enoyl-CoA hydratase-related protein, translating into MNNIKFQKEQHIAYVTIDRPESLNCFNYETLQELGNLVDRLHTDTDVRVVIFTGAGEKAFSAGADLKERKHLTEEEVRRNVKKIRDVFSAIAELPQPTIAAVNGFAFGGGFELMLACDFKIAADSALMGMTEVSWGIIPGAGGTQRLSRLIGEMKAKELIFTARKISAEKAYELGILTAVESRENVMTACKELAGEILQNAPIAVRQAKYAIQHGSSTDLQTGLAIESKAYEVTIPTKDRVEALNAFSEKRKPVFTAQ; encoded by the coding sequence ATGAACAACATCAAATTCCAGAAAGAACAGCATATTGCATATGTGACGATCGACCGTCCGGAATCACTGAACTGCTTCAATTATGAGACACTCCAGGAACTGGGGAATCTAGTAGACCGTTTGCATACAGATACCGACGTCAGAGTGGTCATTTTTACCGGTGCAGGCGAGAAAGCCTTCAGCGCAGGAGCGGACTTGAAGGAAAGGAAGCATCTTACTGAGGAAGAAGTGCGCCGTAATGTGAAAAAGATTCGTGATGTATTCAGTGCGATTGCTGAACTTCCGCAGCCTACGATTGCTGCAGTGAACGGCTTTGCTTTTGGCGGCGGCTTTGAACTGATGCTTGCCTGCGATTTTAAAATTGCCGCTGACAGTGCCTTAATGGGAATGACGGAGGTTAGCTGGGGAATCATTCCGGGTGCAGGGGGAACTCAGCGTCTGTCAAGGCTGATCGGTGAGATGAAAGCAAAGGAACTGATTTTTACAGCTAGAAAAATTTCTGCCGAGAAGGCTTATGAACTGGGGATTCTTACTGCTGTGGAATCAAGAGAGAATGTCATGACAGCCTGCAAGGAGCTTGCCGGAGAAATCCTCCAGAATGCACCGATTGCAGTAAGGCAGGCGAAGTATGCCATCCAGCATGGCAGCAGCACAGACCTGCAGACTGGTCTGGCAATTGAGTCTAAAGCTTATGAAGTAACGATTCCAACCAAGGATCGCGTTGAAGCACTGAACGCCTTCAGTGAAAAACGCAAGCCTGTTTTTACAGCACAATAA
- the paaX gene encoding phenylacetic acid degradation operon negative regulatory protein PaaX yields MNTRSMIFTLYGDYISHYGSKIWIGSLIRLLNEFGHNDQSVRAAISRMNKQGWVQAEKIGNKSYYSLTPRGQKRIDEAGKRIFKLKPEEWDGKWRILMYTIPEEIRNVRDELRKELIWSGFGSMSNSFWISANNLERQVRDLIEKYEIEQYVDFFVAEYKGPHENLRLVEKSWDLKEINAKYQEFISEYSQKYIIDKNKIQKGSMSDAECFVERTKLVHEYRKFLFFDPGLPEELLPEKWLGSHAAALFSEYYKELAEPASRFFESVFKEGNEIKHKDVDYNVMDHPYILE; encoded by the coding sequence TTGAATACTAGATCAATGATTTTTACCTTATACGGTGACTATATCTCCCATTATGGGAGCAAAATTTGGATTGGGAGCCTGATTCGGCTGCTGAATGAATTTGGACACAATGACCAATCGGTAAGAGCGGCGATTTCACGCATGAACAAGCAGGGCTGGGTGCAGGCCGAAAAGATTGGCAACAAGAGCTATTATTCCCTGACACCGCGCGGCCAAAAAAGGATCGACGAGGCAGGCAAGCGTATTTTTAAGTTGAAGCCAGAGGAATGGGATGGAAAATGGAGAATCCTCATGTACACAATTCCTGAAGAAATCCGCAATGTCCGTGATGAACTGCGCAAAGAACTGATTTGGAGCGGATTTGGATCGATGTCGAACAGTTTCTGGATTTCAGCTAATAATCTCGAGAGACAGGTCAGGGATTTGATCGAGAAGTATGAAATCGAGCAATATGTTGATTTCTTTGTTGCCGAGTACAAGGGCCCTCATGAAAATCTGCGCCTTGTTGAAAAAAGCTGGGACCTGAAGGAAATAAATGCGAAATACCAGGAATTCATCAGCGAGTACAGCCAGAAATACATCATCGATAAAAACAAAATCCAGAAGGGCAGCATGTCTGATGCAGAATGCTTCGTCGAGCGCACGAAGCTGGTCCATGAATACAGGAAGTTCCTCTTCTTCGACCCGGGCCTTCCTGAAGAACTTTTACCGGAAAAATGGCTCGGAAGCCACGCCGCCGCATTGTTCAGCGAATACTACAAAGAACTAGCAGAACCAGCATCCCGCTTTTTCGAATCCGTCTTCAAAGAAGGAAACGAAATCAAACATAAAGACGTGGACTATAACGTCATGGACCACCCGTATATACTAGAATAG